From one Gammaproteobacteria bacterium genomic stretch:
- the rlmE gene encoding 23S rRNA (uridine(2552)-2'-O)-methyltransferase RlmE produces the protein MSSRASKSRWLQRQEKDEYVKRAKAEGYRSRAVYKLAEINERDRIHIQGKLIVDLGAAPGSWSQLAAKWCQHKSDIIALDILPMDSVADVEIIQGDFTENAVFTQLIKTIDGREVGLVLSDMAPNISGVSSVDQPKSMYLAELALDLARQVLCKNGNFATKLFQGEGFDEYMREARASFTHVKARKPRASRSQSREVYLVAKGYRGTSG, from the coding sequence ATGTCTAGTCGTGCCAGCAAGTCACGTTGGTTGCAACGTCAGGAAAAAGATGAGTACGTTAAACGTGCCAAGGCTGAGGGGTATCGTTCACGTGCCGTCTATAAATTAGCAGAAATTAATGAGCGTGATCGTATTCACATTCAGGGCAAATTGATCGTGGATTTGGGCGCTGCCCCTGGCAGTTGGTCGCAATTAGCGGCAAAATGGTGTCAGCATAAGAGCGATATCATTGCACTCGATATTTTGCCTATGGATAGCGTGGCTGATGTTGAGATTATTCAGGGTGATTTTACTGAAAATGCGGTGTTTACGCAGTTAATTAAGACTATTGATGGGCGTGAAGTAGGGCTTGTTCTTTCTGATATGGCCCCCAATATCAGTGGGGTAAGCTCAGTAGATCAGCCAAAATCGATGTATCTGGCGGAGCTGGCTCTTGACTTGGCACGGCAGGTGCTTTGTAAGAATGGTAACTTTGCCACTAAGCTATTCCAAGGTGAGGGGTTTGATGAGTATATGCGTGAGGCAAGGGCAAGTTTTACTCACGTGAAGGCGCGCAAACCTCGGGCATCGCGTTCGCAGTCTAGAGAAGTGTATTTAGTGGCCAAGGGATACCGAGGAACTAGCGGTTGA